One Gadus chalcogrammus isolate NIFS_2021 chromosome 22, NIFS_Gcha_1.0, whole genome shotgun sequence genomic window carries:
- the klhl38a gene encoding kelch-like protein 38 isoform X2, producing the protein MAQTWCDVFPFKDFELSSYLLAQLNLLRQERILTDVLLCTEHWEIPCHRSILVSSSPYFRAMFCSNFLESSQSRVDLKGISPDVLAGIVDYVYTGCITITMDIVLPLMQAASMLHYGRLVEACSLFLQRQLSPDNCLSMIRLSDILHCESLRDRAKEMAVRCFSDVAATEDFCELSLPELMCYLEDDRLCAEEEQVFETLLAWIHHDPFSRRGAIHDLFKKVRLRYIHPTYLFQFIANDPLVQSSTLCTEIIESVRRLMLSVSTRCSRELKPLWTTPRRYTCRETLVVVGGRKNNEQTSREALLYDERTQRWQWLAKLPLRLYKAAYVCIHSILYVVGGLSLCMASGDSSVSATVYTLSLKTNQWRTAEPMLQPRYAHQGVSYLHFIFVLGGIGVDKQICDSLERYNSMFNQWEAMAPMPTAVLHPAVAASDQKIFVFGGEDAMQNPVRLIQVYHISRNLWSSLETRTVKNVCAPAAVIEDKIYIVGGYTRRMIAYDTKANKFVKCENLKERRMHHSATVINNKLYVTGGRFLNSQDVIEDSDCFEIYDPKADVWASKGSLPYKLFDHGSLPLVCVSNRPNPP; encoded by the exons ATGGCCCAAACATGGTGTGACGTGTTTCCCTTCAAAGACTTTGAGCTGTCCTCCTACCTCCTGGCCCAGCTCAACCTCCTCCGCCAGGAGCGCATCCTGACCGACGTGCTGCTCTGCACCGAGCACTGGGAGATCCCATGCCATCGCAGCATCCTGGTCTCCAGCAGCCCCTACTTCAGGGCCATGTTCTGCAGCAACTTCCTGGAGAGCAGCCAGAGCCGTGTGGACCTCAAGGGCATCTCCCCCGATGTCTTGGCGGGCATCGTGGACTACGTCTACACGGGctgcatcaccatcaccatggaCATTGTGCTTCCCCTGATGCAGGCCGCGTCCATGTTGCACTACGGCCGCCTTGTGGAAGCCTGCTCACTGTTCCTCCAGAGGCAGCTCAGCCCCGACAACTGCCTGAGCATGATCCGCCTGTCGGACATCCTCCACTGCGAGAGCCTGAGGGACCGGGCCAAGGAGATGGCCGTGCGCTGCTTCTCTGACGTGGCTGCCACTGAGGACTTCTGCGAGCTGTCCCTGCCCGAGCTCATGTGCTACCTGGAGGACGACCGCCTGTGTgccgaggaggagcaggtgttCGAGACCCTGCTGGCGTGGATCCACCACGACCCCTTCTCCCGGCGCGGGGCCATCCATGACCTCTTCAAGAAGGTGCGCCTGCGCTACATCCACCCCACCTACCTGTTCCAGTTCATCGCCAACGACCCGTTGGTCCAGTCATCCACCCTCTGCACCGAGATCATCGAGTCAGTGCGGCGCCTCATGCTCTCTGTCAGTACCAGGTGCAGCCGCGAGCTGAAGCCGCTATGGACCACGCCGCGGCGCTACACCTGCCGGGAgacgctggtggtggtggggggccgCAAAAACAACGAGCAGACGTCGCGCGAGGCCCTCCTCTACGACGAGAGGACCCAGCGCTGGCAGTGGCTGGCCAAGCTGCCCCTGCGCCTCTACAAAGCCGCCTACGTGTGTATCCACAGCATCCTGTACGTGGTGGGCGGGCTGAGCCTGTGCATGGCATCCGGGGACAGCTCAGTGAGTGCCACGGTTTACACACTGTCCCTCAAGACCAACCAGTGGCGGACCGCCGAGCCCATGTTGCAGCCGCGCTACGCCCACCAAGGTGTGTCCTACCTCCACTTTATTTTCGTCCTAGGAGGCATCGGCGTAGACAAGCAGATTTGCGACTCATTGGAGAGATACAACAGTATGTTCAACCAGTGGGAGGCCATGGCTCCCATGCCGACAGCTGTGCTCCATCCAGCCGTGGCCGCCAGCGATCAGAAGATCTTTGTCTTTGGAGGCGAGGATGCCATGCAGAACCCAGTGCGGCTGATTCAG GTGTATCACATATCTCGTAACCTGTGGTCCAGTCTGGAAACACGGACGGTGAAGAATGTCTGTGCCCCAGCGGCTGTCATCGAGGACAAGATCTACATCGTTGGAG GGTACACCAGACGGATGATCGCCTACGACACTAAAGCCAACAAGTTTGTCAAGTGTGAGAACCTGAAGGAGCGCCGGATGCACCACAGCGCCACGGTGATCAACAACAAGCTGTACGTGACGGGCGGCCGCTTCCTCAACAGCCAGGACGTCATCGAGGACTCGGACTGCTTCGAGATCTACGACCCCAAGGCTGACGTGTGGGCGTCCAAGGGCTCCCTGCCCTACAAGCTGTTTGACCATGGCTCTCTGCCTCTGGTGTGTGTATCCAACAGACCCAATCCCCCGTGA
- the klhl38a gene encoding kelch-like protein 38 isoform X1 codes for MAQTWCDVFPFKDFELSSYLLAQLNLLRQERILTDVLLCTEHWEIPCHRSILVSSSPYFRAMFCSNFLESSQSRVDLKGISPDVLAGIVDYVYTGCITITMDIVLPLMQAASMLHYGRLVEACSLFLQRQLSPDNCLSMIRLSDILHCESLRDRAKEMAVRCFSDVAATEDFCELSLPELMCYLEDDRLCAEEEQVFETLLAWIHHDPFSRRGAIHDLFKKVRLRYIHPTYLFQFIANDPLVQSSTLCTEIIESVRRLMLSVSTRCSRELKPLWTTPRRYTCRETLVVVGGRKNNEQTSREALLYDERTQRWQWLAKLPLRLYKAAYVCIHSILYVVGGLSLCMASGDSSVSATVYTLSLKTNQWRTAEPMLQPRYAHQGVSYLHFIFVLGGIGVDKQICDSLERYNSMFNQWEAMAPMPTAVLHPAVAASDQKIFVFGGEDAMQNPVRLIQVYHISRNLWSSLETRTVKNVCAPAAVIEDKIYIVGGELSQKVSFKIANHLTINKKHDTTGDKQNIFHLICFLFPGYTRRMIAYDTKANKFVKCENLKERRMHHSATVINNKLYVTGGRFLNSQDVIEDSDCFEIYDPKADVWASKGSLPYKLFDHGSLPLVCVSNRPNPP; via the exons ATGGCCCAAACATGGTGTGACGTGTTTCCCTTCAAAGACTTTGAGCTGTCCTCCTACCTCCTGGCCCAGCTCAACCTCCTCCGCCAGGAGCGCATCCTGACCGACGTGCTGCTCTGCACCGAGCACTGGGAGATCCCATGCCATCGCAGCATCCTGGTCTCCAGCAGCCCCTACTTCAGGGCCATGTTCTGCAGCAACTTCCTGGAGAGCAGCCAGAGCCGTGTGGACCTCAAGGGCATCTCCCCCGATGTCTTGGCGGGCATCGTGGACTACGTCTACACGGGctgcatcaccatcaccatggaCATTGTGCTTCCCCTGATGCAGGCCGCGTCCATGTTGCACTACGGCCGCCTTGTGGAAGCCTGCTCACTGTTCCTCCAGAGGCAGCTCAGCCCCGACAACTGCCTGAGCATGATCCGCCTGTCGGACATCCTCCACTGCGAGAGCCTGAGGGACCGGGCCAAGGAGATGGCCGTGCGCTGCTTCTCTGACGTGGCTGCCACTGAGGACTTCTGCGAGCTGTCCCTGCCCGAGCTCATGTGCTACCTGGAGGACGACCGCCTGTGTgccgaggaggagcaggtgttCGAGACCCTGCTGGCGTGGATCCACCACGACCCCTTCTCCCGGCGCGGGGCCATCCATGACCTCTTCAAGAAGGTGCGCCTGCGCTACATCCACCCCACCTACCTGTTCCAGTTCATCGCCAACGACCCGTTGGTCCAGTCATCCACCCTCTGCACCGAGATCATCGAGTCAGTGCGGCGCCTCATGCTCTCTGTCAGTACCAGGTGCAGCCGCGAGCTGAAGCCGCTATGGACCACGCCGCGGCGCTACACCTGCCGGGAgacgctggtggtggtggggggccgCAAAAACAACGAGCAGACGTCGCGCGAGGCCCTCCTCTACGACGAGAGGACCCAGCGCTGGCAGTGGCTGGCCAAGCTGCCCCTGCGCCTCTACAAAGCCGCCTACGTGTGTATCCACAGCATCCTGTACGTGGTGGGCGGGCTGAGCCTGTGCATGGCATCCGGGGACAGCTCAGTGAGTGCCACGGTTTACACACTGTCCCTCAAGACCAACCAGTGGCGGACCGCCGAGCCCATGTTGCAGCCGCGCTACGCCCACCAAGGTGTGTCCTACCTCCACTTTATTTTCGTCCTAGGAGGCATCGGCGTAGACAAGCAGATTTGCGACTCATTGGAGAGATACAACAGTATGTTCAACCAGTGGGAGGCCATGGCTCCCATGCCGACAGCTGTGCTCCATCCAGCCGTGGCCGCCAGCGATCAGAAGATCTTTGTCTTTGGAGGCGAGGATGCCATGCAGAACCCAGTGCGGCTGATTCAG GTGTATCACATATCTCGTAACCTGTGGTCCAGTCTGGAAACACGGACGGTGAAGAATGTCTGTGCCCCAGCGGCTGTCATCGAGGACAAGATCTACATCGTTGGAGGTGAGCTTTCTCAAAAAGTTTCCTTTAAAATTGCTAATCATTTGACAATCAACAAGAAACACGACACAACCGGAGACAAACAAAACATCTTCCACCTCATCTGCTTTCTCTTCCCAGGGTACACCAGACGGATGATCGCCTACGACACTAAAGCCAACAAGTTTGTCAAGTGTGAGAACCTGAAGGAGCGCCGGATGCACCACAGCGCCACGGTGATCAACAACAAGCTGTACGTGACGGGCGGCCGCTTCCTCAACAGCCAGGACGTCATCGAGGACTCGGACTGCTTCGAGATCTACGACCCCAAGGCTGACGTGTGGGCGTCCAAGGGCTCCCTGCCCTACAAGCTGTTTGACCATGGCTCTCTGCCTCTGGTGTGTGTATCCAACAGACCCAATCCCCCGTGA
- the klhl38a gene encoding kelch-like protein 38 isoform X3: MFCSNFLESSQSRVDLKGISPDVLAGIVDYVYTGCITITMDIVLPLMQAASMLHYGRLVEACSLFLQRQLSPDNCLSMIRLSDILHCESLRDRAKEMAVRCFSDVAATEDFCELSLPELMCYLEDDRLCAEEEQVFETLLAWIHHDPFSRRGAIHDLFKKVRLRYIHPTYLFQFIANDPLVQSSTLCTEIIESVRRLMLSVSTRCSRELKPLWTTPRRYTCRETLVVVGGRKNNEQTSREALLYDERTQRWQWLAKLPLRLYKAAYVCIHSILYVVGGLSLCMASGDSSVSATVYTLSLKTNQWRTAEPMLQPRYAHQGVSYLHFIFVLGGIGVDKQICDSLERYNSMFNQWEAMAPMPTAVLHPAVAASDQKIFVFGGEDAMQNPVRLIQVYHISRNLWSSLETRTVKNVCAPAAVIEDKIYIVGGELSQKVSFKIANHLTINKKHDTTGDKQNIFHLICFLFPGYTRRMIAYDTKANKFVKCENLKERRMHHSATVINNKLYVTGGRFLNSQDVIEDSDCFEIYDPKADVWASKGSLPYKLFDHGSLPLVCVSNRPNPP, encoded by the exons ATGTTCTGCAGCAACTTCCTGGAGAGCAGCCAGAGCCGTGTGGACCTCAAGGGCATCTCCCCCGATGTCTTGGCGGGCATCGTGGACTACGTCTACACGGGctgcatcaccatcaccatggaCATTGTGCTTCCCCTGATGCAGGCCGCGTCCATGTTGCACTACGGCCGCCTTGTGGAAGCCTGCTCACTGTTCCTCCAGAGGCAGCTCAGCCCCGACAACTGCCTGAGCATGATCCGCCTGTCGGACATCCTCCACTGCGAGAGCCTGAGGGACCGGGCCAAGGAGATGGCCGTGCGCTGCTTCTCTGACGTGGCTGCCACTGAGGACTTCTGCGAGCTGTCCCTGCCCGAGCTCATGTGCTACCTGGAGGACGACCGCCTGTGTgccgaggaggagcaggtgttCGAGACCCTGCTGGCGTGGATCCACCACGACCCCTTCTCCCGGCGCGGGGCCATCCATGACCTCTTCAAGAAGGTGCGCCTGCGCTACATCCACCCCACCTACCTGTTCCAGTTCATCGCCAACGACCCGTTGGTCCAGTCATCCACCCTCTGCACCGAGATCATCGAGTCAGTGCGGCGCCTCATGCTCTCTGTCAGTACCAGGTGCAGCCGCGAGCTGAAGCCGCTATGGACCACGCCGCGGCGCTACACCTGCCGGGAgacgctggtggtggtggggggccgCAAAAACAACGAGCAGACGTCGCGCGAGGCCCTCCTCTACGACGAGAGGACCCAGCGCTGGCAGTGGCTGGCCAAGCTGCCCCTGCGCCTCTACAAAGCCGCCTACGTGTGTATCCACAGCATCCTGTACGTGGTGGGCGGGCTGAGCCTGTGCATGGCATCCGGGGACAGCTCAGTGAGTGCCACGGTTTACACACTGTCCCTCAAGACCAACCAGTGGCGGACCGCCGAGCCCATGTTGCAGCCGCGCTACGCCCACCAAGGTGTGTCCTACCTCCACTTTATTTTCGTCCTAGGAGGCATCGGCGTAGACAAGCAGATTTGCGACTCATTGGAGAGATACAACAGTATGTTCAACCAGTGGGAGGCCATGGCTCCCATGCCGACAGCTGTGCTCCATCCAGCCGTGGCCGCCAGCGATCAGAAGATCTTTGTCTTTGGAGGCGAGGATGCCATGCAGAACCCAGTGCGGCTGATTCAG GTGTATCACATATCTCGTAACCTGTGGTCCAGTCTGGAAACACGGACGGTGAAGAATGTCTGTGCCCCAGCGGCTGTCATCGAGGACAAGATCTACATCGTTGGAGGTGAGCTTTCTCAAAAAGTTTCCTTTAAAATTGCTAATCATTTGACAATCAACAAGAAACACGACACAACCGGAGACAAACAAAACATCTTCCACCTCATCTGCTTTCTCTTCCCAGGGTACACCAGACGGATGATCGCCTACGACACTAAAGCCAACAAGTTTGTCAAGTGTGAGAACCTGAAGGAGCGCCGGATGCACCACAGCGCCACGGTGATCAACAACAAGCTGTACGTGACGGGCGGCCGCTTCCTCAACAGCCAGGACGTCATCGAGGACTCGGACTGCTTCGAGATCTACGACCCCAAGGCTGACGTGTGGGCGTCCAAGGGCTCCCTGCCCTACAAGCTGTTTGACCATGGCTCTCTGCCTCTGGTGTGTGTATCCAACAGACCCAATCCCCCGTGA